One part of the Arthrobacter sp. EM1 genome encodes these proteins:
- a CDS encoding MFS transporter, whose translation MTHFPPSQAPASTAPQLPDTTAASLSGPAAPSRPPAPPGPGSSAPAPRTAGRYARLPLLAGRSFIPVGLFARLPLAMLTVGTLTLVTAVTGSYAVGGVSAGAVGIGSALGAPVLGALADRRGQRPVLLFAAVFNTVAVIALIISAYLIPGGQDLGAAVPVLAAAFVAGISSPQVGPLARVRWMALTSRGGRDANPADLDTALSYEGTADELTFVLGPALVGILASLIAPWLPLALAAALTITLVPAFAVHDTHRAVVRTPARTTASTALAKQLRASLSAGERAGAVGAVALPVLAMVCMGTFFGSTQTALSSFSASFATAELAGLLYAVMGLSSAAAALSVAYWSQRFTANARWLVCAALMASLALLLLLPAAIFPMIVVLLVLGLPVGPLMVTVFAIGGIVAPAGKLGTVMTALASGIVAGTAIGSSIAGQLAQHQGYATAFVVPVCAAAALFLLGAAGAVVLQRRKPSTPAP comes from the coding sequence ATGACCCACTTCCCTCCCTCCCAAGCGCCCGCTTCGACGGCGCCGCAGCTCCCTGACACCACGGCGGCCTCCCTCTCGGGCCCGGCCGCACCTTCCCGCCCGCCCGCCCCGCCGGGGCCGGGCTCCTCGGCGCCTGCACCGCGCACCGCCGGACGATACGCCCGGTTGCCGCTGTTGGCAGGGCGGAGCTTCATCCCGGTCGGACTCTTCGCCAGGCTCCCGCTTGCGATGCTCACTGTCGGAACCCTCACCCTGGTCACCGCCGTCACCGGCTCCTACGCCGTCGGCGGCGTGTCGGCCGGCGCTGTAGGCATCGGCTCGGCTCTCGGGGCCCCGGTCCTCGGCGCGCTGGCGGACCGGCGGGGCCAACGGCCGGTGTTGCTCTTCGCCGCGGTCTTCAACACCGTCGCGGTTATCGCCTTGATCATTTCCGCCTACCTGATCCCCGGCGGACAGGACCTGGGTGCCGCCGTCCCCGTCCTGGCGGCCGCATTTGTGGCCGGCATCAGCAGCCCCCAAGTGGGGCCGCTGGCCCGGGTCCGATGGATGGCATTGACCTCCCGCGGCGGACGCGACGCCAATCCGGCGGATCTGGACACCGCGCTGTCCTACGAAGGCACCGCTGACGAACTTACATTTGTCCTGGGCCCGGCGCTTGTGGGTATCCTGGCGAGCCTGATCGCACCCTGGCTGCCGCTGGCCCTGGCCGCTGCCCTGACCATTACCCTCGTCCCGGCCTTTGCGGTCCACGATACGCACCGTGCGGTGGTCCGGACACCGGCGCGCACCACGGCATCGACCGCCCTTGCAAAGCAGTTGCGGGCGTCGCTTAGCGCCGGCGAGCGGGCAGGCGCCGTTGGCGCCGTCGCGCTCCCCGTGCTGGCCATGGTCTGTATGGGCACGTTCTTCGGATCCACCCAGACGGCGCTGAGTTCGTTCTCCGCCAGCTTCGCCACCGCAGAGCTGGCGGGCCTGCTGTATGCGGTGATGGGTCTGAGTTCGGCAGCGGCGGCGTTGTCGGTGGCGTACTGGTCCCAGCGGTTCACAGCCAACGCCCGGTGGCTGGTCTGCGCAGCCCTGATGGCTTCACTGGCGCTGCTTCTGTTGCTGCCTGCGGCCATTTTTCCCATGATCGTGGTGCTGCTGGTCCTGGGGCTGCCGGTGGGCCCGCTGATGGTCACAGTCTTCGCGATCGGCGGAATCGTCGCCCCGGCCGGAAAGCTGGGAACGGTCATGACCGCCCTGGCCAGCGGTATTGTTGCCGGCACCGCGATCGGTTCGTCCATCGCCGGGCAGTTGGCGCAGCACCAGGGCTACGCCACAGCATTTGTGGTGCCCGTCTGCGCGGCCGCGGCGCTGTTCCTGCTGGGAGCGGCAGGCGCCGTTGTGCTGCAACGCCGGAAGCCAAGCACGCCGGCTCCCTGA
- a CDS encoding helix-turn-helix domain-containing protein: MTPTAGSAQASPSQTLSRGIRALEILADAQHPLTIAELAGELGVHRSVAYRILRTLEDHSLLVRDDGGRVQPGPGLAVLARGVSRNLQTAALPELTQLANALTMSAFVAVWDREECVTLVTVDPRHTGATVVQHPGTRHPISAGAPGIAIQSALSEEEWAAAAPGIPYRAEAAEARGRGYSASHDEVLAGVSSMAVPVRVPGGRPAALAVVYIRAAQDPAEVAAALAASAGRIEAQLGG, from the coding sequence ATGACCCCGACCGCCGGCAGCGCCCAGGCATCCCCGTCCCAAACGCTGTCCCGCGGCATCCGCGCCCTGGAAATCCTGGCTGATGCCCAGCACCCGCTGACCATCGCCGAACTCGCCGGCGAGTTGGGAGTGCACCGCTCCGTCGCGTACCGCATCCTGCGCACCCTGGAGGACCACTCGCTGCTGGTGCGCGACGACGGCGGACGGGTCCAGCCGGGACCGGGCCTCGCCGTTCTGGCCCGGGGCGTGTCCCGGAACCTGCAGACGGCGGCCTTGCCCGAGCTGACCCAGCTCGCGAATGCGCTGACGATGAGCGCTTTCGTCGCCGTCTGGGACCGCGAGGAATGCGTCACCCTGGTCACCGTCGATCCCCGGCATACCGGGGCAACCGTCGTGCAGCATCCGGGCACCCGGCATCCGATCAGCGCCGGGGCCCCCGGAATCGCAATCCAGTCGGCCTTATCGGAAGAGGAGTGGGCCGCCGCCGCGCCCGGCATCCCGTACCGGGCCGAAGCGGCCGAGGCGCGCGGCCGCGGCTATTCTGCCAGTCACGACGAGGTCCTCGCCGGCGTCTCCTCCATGGCCGTCCCCGTTCGGGTTCCGGGCGGCCGGCCCGCGGCTCTCGCCGTCGTCTACATCCGAGCGGCCCAGGACCCTGCGGAAGTCGCCGCGGCCCTGGCCGCCAGCGCCGGGCGCATCGAGGCCCAGCTTGGCGGGTGA
- a CDS encoding exonuclease SbcCD subunit D, whose protein sequence is MRLLHTSDWHLGRSFHGVGMLDAQRAFIDQLVSCVRDEAVDVVLIAGDVYDRALPGVDVVRLLDDALVALTGAGAQVVLTSGNHDSAIRLGFASRLLERGGVHLRTRLSELEQPVLFPLDDEADAVDGTGAVLAIYGIPWLEPRLVAEQLGVGTASHFEVTRAATDLIRADLAARSAGRTVHSVVLAHTFASGGISSESERDLSIGGVGAVPLDLFDGFGYTALGHLHGRQELSPTVRYSGSPLAYSFSEAKHRKGSWLVDVDADGIGAVREVLWTAPRTLAVLRGKLAELLVSEEHAWAESAYCQITLTDAQRPAQAMERLRTRFPDTLVLGFDPEGAGAAAKSSYSSRLAGATDDLAVCCSFLEHVRGRGADDGEAAVLAQALEAVRLEGISR, encoded by the coding sequence ATGCGGTTATTGCACACCTCGGACTGGCATTTGGGCCGGTCATTCCACGGCGTCGGGATGCTGGATGCCCAGCGCGCGTTCATCGATCAGCTGGTCAGCTGCGTCCGTGATGAGGCGGTCGACGTCGTCCTCATCGCCGGCGACGTCTATGACCGTGCCCTGCCGGGGGTCGACGTCGTCCGCCTGCTCGACGACGCCCTGGTGGCCCTGACCGGTGCCGGTGCCCAGGTGGTCCTGACCAGCGGCAACCACGACTCGGCCATCCGGCTCGGCTTCGCGTCCCGGCTGCTGGAACGCGGGGGAGTGCACCTGCGCACCAGGCTCTCCGAGTTGGAGCAGCCAGTGCTGTTCCCGCTCGACGACGAAGCCGATGCCGTTGACGGCACCGGAGCCGTGCTCGCCATCTACGGTATCCCCTGGCTGGAGCCACGGCTGGTGGCCGAACAGCTCGGCGTCGGGACCGCGAGCCACTTCGAGGTAACCCGGGCGGCCACGGACCTGATCCGTGCCGATCTCGCGGCCCGGAGCGCCGGCCGAACGGTCCACTCCGTGGTGCTGGCGCATACCTTCGCCAGCGGCGGGATCAGTTCCGAGAGTGAACGGGACCTGAGCATTGGTGGTGTGGGTGCTGTGCCGCTGGACCTCTTCGACGGTTTTGGCTACACAGCGCTCGGCCACCTGCACGGGCGGCAGGAGCTCTCGCCCACCGTCCGCTACTCCGGCTCCCCGCTCGCCTATTCGTTCTCCGAAGCAAAGCACCGCAAAGGCAGCTGGCTCGTGGACGTCGACGCTGACGGCATCGGCGCGGTCCGGGAGGTGCTCTGGACAGCTCCGCGTACGCTGGCCGTGCTGCGCGGGAAATTGGCGGAGCTGCTCGTGTCGGAGGAACACGCCTGGGCCGAGTCTGCCTATTGCCAGATCACCCTGACCGACGCACAGCGCCCGGCGCAGGCCATGGAAAGGCTGCGCACGCGCTTCCCGGACACACTGGTGCTGGGGTTCGACCCGGAGGGTGCCGGTGCCGCCGCGAAGAGCAGTTACAGCAGCCGGCTCGCCGGCGCTACCGACGACCTTGCCGTCTGCTGCAGTTTCCTGGAGCACGTCCGGGGCCGCGGCGCCGACGACGGCGAGGCAGCTGTCCTGGCCCAAGCCCTGGAAGCCGTGCGCCTGGAAGGAATTTCACGGTGA
- a CDS encoding MFS transporter: protein MTATSSVDSEAGPSSKHEERKVLAGTLVGTTIEWYDFFIFAQLTATLLSPLFLAPLNASNPGLAQILSFALIGISFLFRPLGAIVAGHLGDRLGRKAMLVFTLVMMGAATALIGMLPTYAQIGVWAPILLILLRVIQGFSAGGEWGGAALMAVEHAPMSKRGLFGAYPQIGVPVGMILATGLLYFLNTSMSKEDFASWGWRVPFLLSIVLIVVGYLIRRAVAESPVFKEMSARKEESKAPLGELIRKHKKAVLYSTMIFIGNNAAGYLLIAFFISYATKSLKMPTPQILLATTLASFGWLIFTLVGGWLSDKIGRVKTFLTGYAIVFAWMIPMFALIDTKNIVLYGVALFVLTIGLGLSYGPMSAMYAEMFPANVRYSGISIGYAFGAILGGAFAATIAEALLQGTKWTGSIGIYIMVLCVISAVGVILAGETKGRPLGVAPHVPAESVRH from the coding sequence ATGACCGCAACTTCAAGTGTCGATTCAGAGGCGGGTCCCAGCAGCAAGCATGAGGAACGCAAAGTCCTCGCGGGCACGCTGGTCGGGACCACCATCGAGTGGTATGACTTTTTCATCTTCGCCCAGCTGACAGCAACGCTGCTGTCGCCGCTGTTCCTGGCACCGTTGAACGCCTCGAACCCGGGACTGGCCCAGATCCTGTCCTTTGCCCTCATTGGCATCAGTTTTCTGTTCCGACCGCTCGGCGCCATTGTCGCCGGTCATCTGGGAGACCGGCTCGGCCGCAAGGCCATGCTGGTCTTCACGCTCGTGATGATGGGTGCGGCGACGGCGCTGATCGGCATGCTTCCCACCTACGCCCAGATCGGCGTCTGGGCTCCGATCCTGCTGATCCTGTTGCGCGTCATCCAGGGCTTCTCCGCCGGCGGCGAATGGGGCGGTGCCGCACTGATGGCCGTCGAGCATGCACCGATGAGCAAGCGCGGCCTCTTTGGCGCCTACCCGCAGATCGGCGTCCCGGTCGGCATGATCCTGGCCACCGGCCTGCTGTACTTCCTCAATACGTCCATGTCCAAGGAGGATTTCGCGTCCTGGGGTTGGCGGGTTCCGTTCCTGCTCTCCATCGTCCTGATCGTGGTCGGCTACCTGATCCGTCGCGCCGTCGCCGAGAGCCCCGTATTCAAGGAAATGTCGGCCCGCAAGGAAGAGAGCAAGGCCCCGCTGGGAGAGCTTATCCGTAAGCATAAAAAGGCCGTCCTCTACTCGACGATGATCTTCATCGGCAACAATGCCGCCGGCTACCTGCTGATTGCATTCTTTATCTCCTACGCCACCAAGTCCCTGAAGATGCCCACCCCGCAGATTCTGCTTGCCACCACGCTGGCTTCCTTTGGCTGGCTGATTTTCACCCTGGTTGGCGGCTGGCTGTCGGACAAGATCGGCAGGGTCAAGACCTTCCTGACCGGCTACGCAATCGTCTTCGCCTGGATGATCCCGATGTTTGCGCTCATCGACACCAAGAACATCGTGCTCTACGGCGTGGCGCTGTTTGTCCTGACCATCGGCCTGGGTCTGTCCTACGGTCCGATGTCGGCCATGTACGCCGAGATGTTCCCGGCGAACGTGCGCTACTCGGGTATCTCGATCGGTTACGCCTTCGGTGCCATCCTGGGCGGTGCATTTGCGGCCACCATCGCGGAGGCGCTGTTGCAGGGCACCAAGTGGACCGGTTCCATCGGTATCTACATCATGGTTCTCTGCGTGATTTCCGCGGTAGGCGTCATTCTTGCCGGGGAGACGAAGGGCCGTCCGCTCGGTGTCGCCCCCCATGTGCCGGCAGAATCGGTCCGGCACTAG
- a CDS encoding SMC family ATPase, giving the protein MRIHRLEISAFGPFAGTEHIDFDRLSAHGLFLLNGPTGAGKTSVLDAICFALYGSVPGARQDGKRLRSDHAEATAEPRVTCEFSASGRHFEVSRSPAWQKPSARGRSGFTVQQANTLLRERVDGGWLEKSGRNDEAGAEIAAVLGMNREQFTRVVMLPQGDFAAFLRSKAADRLELLQSLFGTQRFEAVEQELGRNAQAARSEVAGLNGRLELLLAQAEAETATLERDGEAAPDRADTDSFLPWLQARAAGAAEQHRAAALAADRQRAERLAARDAAATRDARQSRLAVARRRQSAAEAAAPAIAAKSRQLDLHRLAEVLGGQLQAVDGAARAEEDARAAMAAAGHDLRTAALTDDELAALETAAADSAANADSSAFDSAAFDGAALRPALAGLRTLRAVLEERLPEESSLAGLRSRAARLGLELAGQEDKRASGDAALAALEAESIALLASMHPLEELAAEVQLRSKEAAAAEELLVLVRRYARAETSCEAVAQRHGVARESYQDLRQGWLDLREERLANAAAELASQLLPGLPCLVCGSPEHPAPAPAAASALTVAEAEETAQRACEAAEGALASLERELAEAQQDVAVLAAQGANTAPDVAALDAALARERAAEAQRAAAELAANRTRHAELEEESAAGQQARTAVDSSIARIGSTLAEVQEQSDALELALDKLRAGHPVLAARITAVDGATAVLERAEEARNLLEQASGRSAEARRQLELALPGTGFASAEAARGALLPAAAAAALEADVRAGLDEAVRIEELFASEDLVLAAHELATEGPLAAELVERLSAEAATAERAARDAELEAGLAEKSVRTLDTIADTYVQLAAAGQEPRERAALLTAVADAARGGGDNNYRMSLNSYVLAARLEQVALAASERLVAMSDGRYTLQHTDAKAARGQKSGLGLEVVDQWTGQRRDTATLSGGESFMASLALALGLADVVQQESGGVDIETLFVDEGFGSLDEQALEQVMDALEGLRDGGRVVGLVSHVAEMKQRISTQLQVVKGRSGSTVHISDDGQP; this is encoded by the coding sequence GTGAGAATCCATCGCCTTGAGATCTCCGCCTTCGGACCCTTCGCCGGCACCGAACACATCGATTTTGACCGCCTGAGCGCCCATGGCCTGTTCCTGCTCAACGGTCCCACCGGAGCGGGGAAGACAAGCGTTCTGGACGCCATCTGCTTCGCCCTTTATGGGTCAGTGCCCGGGGCGCGGCAGGACGGCAAGCGGCTGCGGAGCGACCATGCCGAGGCCACCGCGGAGCCCCGGGTCACCTGTGAGTTCTCCGCCAGCGGCAGGCACTTCGAGGTCTCCCGCTCGCCGGCCTGGCAGAAGCCCAGCGCCCGGGGTAGGAGCGGCTTCACGGTGCAGCAGGCCAATACGCTGCTCCGGGAACGCGTTGACGGTGGATGGCTTGAAAAATCCGGCCGGAACGACGAAGCCGGCGCCGAGATCGCAGCGGTCCTCGGCATGAACCGGGAGCAGTTCACCCGTGTTGTAATGCTGCCGCAGGGCGACTTCGCGGCCTTCCTGCGGTCCAAGGCTGCCGACCGCCTGGAGCTGCTGCAGAGCCTCTTTGGTACCCAGCGTTTTGAGGCTGTTGAACAGGAGCTGGGCCGGAACGCGCAGGCAGCCCGCAGCGAGGTCGCCGGTCTCAATGGCCGGCTTGAGCTCCTGCTCGCGCAGGCGGAGGCTGAAACGGCAACGCTGGAACGCGACGGGGAGGCCGCTCCGGACCGCGCTGACACGGACTCGTTCCTGCCCTGGCTCCAGGCTCGTGCAGCCGGTGCCGCGGAACAACACCGTGCGGCAGCCCTGGCGGCCGACCGGCAGCGTGCTGAGCGACTGGCCGCCAGGGACGCCGCGGCAACACGGGATGCCCGCCAGTCCAGGCTGGCCGTTGCCCGCCGCCGGCAATCCGCGGCTGAGGCCGCGGCCCCCGCCATCGCAGCCAAGAGCAGACAGCTGGACCTGCATCGGCTGGCCGAAGTACTCGGCGGGCAACTGCAGGCGGTCGACGGTGCCGCCAGGGCCGAGGAAGATGCAAGGGCAGCGATGGCGGCGGCAGGACACGATCTGCGGACCGCGGCGCTTACCGACGACGAACTTGCCGCGTTAGAGACTGCGGCCGCGGACAGCGCCGCTAATGCTGACAGTTCCGCCTTCGACAGCGCTGCCTTCGATGGCGCTGCGCTGCGGCCTGCCCTGGCCGGATTGCGTACCCTGCGCGCCGTGCTCGAGGAGCGGCTGCCCGAGGAATCGAGCCTCGCCGGGCTCCGGAGCCGCGCCGCGCGGCTTGGCCTGGAGTTGGCCGGGCAGGAAGACAAGCGGGCATCAGGTGATGCTGCCCTGGCCGCCCTGGAGGCGGAGTCCATTGCCCTTCTCGCTTCAATGCATCCGCTCGAAGAACTCGCCGCCGAGGTGCAGTTGCGGTCCAAAGAAGCAGCGGCGGCCGAAGAACTGCTGGTCCTGGTCCGGCGGTACGCCCGGGCGGAGACCAGCTGCGAAGCCGTCGCGCAACGCCACGGCGTGGCCCGGGAAAGCTACCAGGACCTGCGCCAGGGCTGGCTCGATCTGCGTGAGGAACGGCTGGCCAATGCTGCCGCGGAACTGGCCTCCCAGCTGCTGCCCGGTCTCCCGTGCCTGGTGTGCGGCAGCCCCGAGCACCCGGCGCCCGCCCCGGCAGCGGCTTCGGCCCTGACGGTGGCCGAGGCCGAAGAGACCGCCCAGCGCGCCTGCGAGGCCGCGGAAGGCGCACTCGCGAGCCTCGAACGCGAACTCGCGGAGGCCCAGCAGGACGTTGCCGTGCTGGCGGCGCAGGGCGCCAATACCGCCCCTGACGTCGCCGCCCTCGACGCCGCCCTGGCCAGGGAACGTGCCGCGGAAGCGCAGCGCGCTGCGGCGGAGCTTGCCGCCAACCGCACCCGGCACGCCGAACTCGAGGAGGAGAGCGCCGCAGGCCAGCAGGCCCGAACGGCTGTGGACTCCAGCATTGCCCGGATCGGCTCCACCCTGGCCGAAGTCCAGGAACAGTCCGATGCCCTGGAACTGGCGCTCGACAAACTCAGGGCAGGACACCCGGTCCTGGCAGCCCGCATCACAGCCGTGGACGGTGCAACGGCCGTGCTGGAACGCGCCGAGGAAGCGCGGAACCTGCTGGAACAGGCCAGCGGCCGGTCCGCGGAGGCCCGTCGGCAGTTGGAGCTGGCCCTTCCCGGCACCGGTTTCGCATCCGCCGAGGCGGCCCGCGGCGCCCTGCTGCCGGCCGCGGCTGCGGCAGCCCTGGAAGCGGACGTCCGTGCCGGACTAGATGAAGCTGTCCGGATTGAGGAACTTTTTGCCAGCGAGGACCTGGTGCTGGCGGCGCACGAGCTGGCAACGGAGGGCCCGCTTGCCGCGGAGCTGGTGGAACGGCTCAGCGCAGAAGCCGCCACGGCTGAGCGCGCCGCCAGGGACGCGGAACTCGAGGCCGGCCTCGCGGAAAAATCCGTACGCACCCTCGACACTATCGCCGACACCTATGTGCAACTCGCGGCGGCAGGTCAGGAACCGCGGGAACGGGCAGCACTGCTGACGGCGGTCGCGGACGCGGCACGCGGCGGGGGAGACAACAACTACCGGATGAGCCTGAACAGCTATGTCCTCGCGGCACGGCTCGAACAGGTGGCTCTCGCCGCCTCGGAACGACTTGTCGCAATGAGCGATGGCCGCTACACCCTGCAGCACACCGACGCGAAGGCGGCCCGGGGGCAGAAATCCGGGCTCGGCCTGGAAGTGGTGGACCAGTGGACCGGGCAGCGCCGCGACACCGCAACGCTCTCGGGAGGGGAATCCTTTATGGCCTCTCTGGCCCTGGCCCTCGGCCTCGCGGACGTGGTGCAGCAGGAATCCGGCGGTGTCGACATCGAGACGCTTTTTGTGGACGAAGGCTTCGGCAGCCTCGACGAACAAGCACTCGAGCAAGTTATGGACGCGCTGGAGGGGCTCCGGGACGGCGGCCGGGTGGTCGGTCTGGTGAGCCACGTGGCCGAAATGAAGCAGCGCATCAGCACCCAGCTGCAGGTAGTCAAGGGGCGCAGCGGTTCCACCGTGCACATCTCCGATGACGGCCAGCCCTGA
- a CDS encoding alpha/beta fold hydrolase has protein sequence MSGRHTGEQHSHTVEGTDPQLYVGVHEPDSDAGLRPVLLLHGFSSSGRLNWEDTGWLTALLAAGRRVIVVDLPGHGRSGAPEDRDSYAPSRIRADLLQIASDAGARPLRDGDPSSGLDVIGYSLGSRLAWEFGATQHELVHRLVLGGPNVSDPLADFDLAAAQRYLADGTPIADPSTAGLLKMAQMLPGNNIFSLLSLVEAIKAEPFNPAEAVPHMPMLLVAGEKDERAASMPELAALGARAGAMVEQLVLPGRNHTNAITSRAFKQGAVSFLGV, from the coding sequence ATGAGCGGCAGGCACACCGGCGAGCAGCATTCCCACACCGTGGAGGGCACCGACCCCCAGCTCTATGTTGGGGTGCACGAGCCGGACTCCGACGCCGGGCTGCGGCCGGTGCTGCTGCTGCACGGCTTCTCCTCCTCGGGCAGGCTCAACTGGGAGGACACCGGCTGGCTGACCGCATTGCTGGCGGCCGGCCGCCGCGTGATCGTTGTGGATCTGCCCGGCCACGGCCGCAGCGGCGCCCCCGAGGACAGGGACTCGTATGCGCCCAGCAGGATCCGGGCGGACCTGTTGCAGATCGCGTCCGACGCCGGCGCCCGGCCGCTGCGCGACGGGGACCCGAGCAGCGGACTGGACGTGATTGGCTACTCCCTCGGCTCTCGGCTCGCCTGGGAATTCGGCGCCACCCAGCACGAACTGGTGCACCGGCTGGTCCTGGGCGGACCCAATGTTTCTGATCCGCTGGCTGACTTTGACCTGGCAGCCGCCCAGCGCTACCTGGCCGACGGCACTCCGATCGCCGATCCGTCCACCGCCGGGCTGCTGAAGATGGCCCAGATGCTCCCGGGCAACAACATCTTTTCGTTGCTGTCCCTGGTGGAAGCCATCAAGGCTGAGCCGTTCAATCCCGCCGAGGCCGTCCCGCACATGCCGATGCTGCTGGTGGCCGGGGAAAAGGACGAGCGCGCCGCCTCCATGCCGGAACTCGCCGCCCTGGGTGCGAGGGCCGGGGCCATGGTCGAACAGTTGGTCCTGCCGGGGCGGAACCACACCAACGCCATCACCAGCCGCGCCTTCAAACAGGGTGCCGTCAGCTTCCTGGGCGTCTGA
- a CDS encoding aquaporin translates to MITPAPARESTDRTAATTDTSPQPRLLGRLSGEALGTFFVVIAGLGVPLFTIPQSNPLSAPLAAGLAVTAAMLAFGYLSGGHFNPAVTAGNAFAGRLRPADAAAYIGAQLVGALLAGVTLFGLLRTVPNIADARTAFDTVNAGFGDRSVIQVPMAGVLLIEVIGAALLVAVYLGTTSRRNPSRLAAPFAVGLTTAVLLQFGQAPGNSPFNPARATASALFSSPDALGQLWLFWVAPLVGAAVAGLAVRGFAQLTLGALPVSAGEAEEADEADEAEDLGEADEAEEADDLGESDDLGAPDPAEAQVRLAAGGAAAGSDEARAFFDGERGK, encoded by the coding sequence ATGATCACGCCTGCCCCAGCCCGCGAGTCGACTGACCGGACAGCCGCCACGACGGACACTTCGCCGCAGCCCCGGTTGCTGGGCCGACTGTCCGGCGAGGCTCTCGGGACGTTTTTTGTGGTGATCGCCGGCCTGGGCGTTCCCTTGTTCACGATCCCGCAGTCGAACCCGCTGTCGGCTCCGCTCGCCGCGGGACTGGCAGTTACAGCAGCGATGCTCGCGTTCGGATACCTCTCCGGCGGTCATTTTAATCCTGCCGTGACGGCGGGGAACGCCTTTGCCGGCCGGCTGCGGCCCGCTGACGCGGCGGCCTACATCGGCGCGCAATTGGTGGGCGCACTGCTGGCCGGGGTGACCCTCTTTGGCCTCCTGCGCACCGTCCCGAACATCGCCGACGCCAGAACGGCTTTCGACACGGTGAACGCCGGCTTCGGTGATCGGTCCGTCATCCAGGTCCCGATGGCGGGAGTGCTGCTCATTGAGGTGATCGGCGCCGCGCTGCTGGTCGCCGTCTACCTGGGCACCACCTCGCGGCGGAACCCCTCCCGGCTGGCGGCGCCCTTCGCCGTCGGCCTGACCACTGCGGTGCTCCTGCAGTTTGGCCAGGCGCCCGGTAACTCCCCCTTTAACCCGGCACGTGCCACCGCTTCCGCGCTCTTCAGCAGCCCGGATGCGCTCGGACAGCTGTGGCTGTTCTGGGTCGCCCCGCTGGTAGGTGCGGCCGTGGCGGGGCTCGCGGTCCGCGGCTTCGCGCAGCTGACGTTGGGCGCGTTGCCGGTTTCGGCTGGCGAGGCCGAGGAAGCCGACGAAGCTGACGAAGCTGAGGACCTGGGCGAGGCCGACGAAGCCGAGGAAGCCGACGACCTGGGCGAATCCGACGACTTGGGCGCACCGGACCCGGCTGAGGCACAGGTCCGGCTGGCTGCCGGTGGCGCGGCCGCCGGCAGCGACGAAGCGCGTGCTTTCTTCGACGGCGAACGCGGCAAGTAA